From Acidimicrobiales bacterium:
CCGACCGGGGCTGAGCCGGCGGCGGTTCGCCCCGCTTGCTACGTTCCCTCCTGACATCCCGACATCCCGACTCCCGGCGGAGGGGCCATGGTCCGGCGGCTCGTGTTCCTGCTCGTGCTGGTGCTCGCCTCGGTGGGCGTCGCTCCTCCTGCCCTGGCCACGGCGCCGACCGTCGCCGTGGGCTGCGACTCGTACGGGGCCGACCCCGGGCTCGTCCTGTACGACTGCGTGGCGGTGGCGTCGGGGGGCGTGGGGCCGTACACCTTCCGGTGGTACCGCTCGACGATCCTCCTCAAGACGGAGACCACCGACGGGACCAGCTACTGGAGCAACGGCTGCCGGCTCGGCGCGCCGCCGAGGACGATCACGGTCGTCGTGACCGACGCGACGGGCGCGGAGGCGACGGCGACGACGACCGCCTCCTGCTCCGCCTAGCGGGGGCGGGCCTTCCAGAAGTAGTTGTGCACGCCGCCGGCGGTGAGCAGGCGGCGGAACGTCATCTCGACCCGCAGGCCGATGGCGACGGCGTCGGGGGCGACGTCGGTCAGCTCGCACGTGAACCGGCCGCCGCCGTCGAAGTCCACGACGGCGGCGACGATCGGCGGGTTGGGCGACCACGCCAGCCGGTCGAGGGTGAAGGTGGCGACGGTGCCGGGCACGTCGGCCATCGGCGCCGGCGCCATCCGGTCGACCGCGCCGCACGACACGCAGACCCGCACGGGCGGCAGGTGCACGGTCCCGCACGCCTCGCACCGGCTCCCCCTGAACGCGTACTTCCAGGCCTCCT
This genomic window contains:
- a CDS encoding Zn-ribbon domain-containing OB-fold protein, translating into PSPSLADQVARGDDGLGYATYLSWRGHLTREPPRRPDPVGPAAPPSHREEAWKYAFRGSRCEACGTVHLPPVRVCVSCGAVDRMAPAPMADVPGTVATFTLDRLAWSPNPPIVAAVVDFDGGGRFTCELTDVAPDAVAIGLRVEMTFRRLLTAGGVHNYFWKARPR